One window of the Devosia sp. 2618 genome contains the following:
- a CDS encoding S49 family peptidase yields MTDQTIADPVRPADPHTAVASETFRRSRGRWRIFAFVLLALVVLVGIGRFALPQAGGGDHIARLVIDGTITTDPGRLAAIEALAAVKAVIIAINSPGGTTAGGEELYEALMQLRAATPTVSVIKELGASAAYMTAIGTDRIFARRLSIVGSIGVLYQHINAGKLLDTIGVDLDKVASGPLKAEPDINEPMEGAPRASIAALVDDSFQWFVDIVAERRGLSRPATLALSDGRIVTGRVGVESGLIDEIGGELEAIAWLESAREVPKDLTVYTVWPKPQQGFDLLGTFMNSQARAALGLPDGPITLDGLVSLWQVGTAL; encoded by the coding sequence ATGACCGACCAAACAATTGCAGACCCTGTGCGCCCGGCTGATCCCCATACGGCGGTCGCTTCGGAAACCTTTCGGCGCTCGCGCGGCCGCTGGCGCATTTTTGCGTTTGTCCTGTTGGCGCTGGTCGTTCTGGTTGGCATTGGCCGCTTTGCGCTGCCGCAGGCAGGTGGCGGCGATCACATTGCGCGGCTGGTGATTGATGGCACGATCACCACCGATCCGGGTCGGCTGGCGGCTATCGAGGCGCTGGCTGCCGTCAAAGCCGTGATCATCGCGATCAATTCGCCCGGCGGCACGACCGCAGGCGGCGAAGAGCTATACGAAGCGCTGATGCAATTGCGCGCTGCCACGCCGACTGTGTCGGTGATCAAGGAGCTAGGTGCCTCGGCCGCCTATATGACGGCCATTGGCACCGACCGCATCTTTGCGCGGCGACTGTCCATCGTTGGCTCGATCGGCGTGCTCTATCAGCACATCAATGCTGGCAAACTGCTCGACACCATTGGTGTTGATCTCGACAAGGTCGCTTCCGGCCCACTCAAGGCCGAGCCGGACATCAACGAGCCGATGGAAGGCGCCCCGCGCGCGTCGATTGCCGCGCTGGTCGATGACAGCTTTCAGTGGTTTGTCGATATTGTCGCGGAGCGGCGTGGTCTGTCGCGCCCGGCCACGCTTGCCTTGTCTGATGGGCGAATTGTCACGGGCCGCGTCGGGGTCGAGAGCGGGCTGATCGACGAAATCGGCGGCGAACTCGAAGCCATCGCCTGGCTCGAAAGCGCCCGCGAAGTCCCCAAGGACCTGACGGTCTACACCGTCTGGCCTAAGCCACAGCAGGGGTTTGACCTGTTAGGCACGTTCATGAATAGTCAGGCCCGTGCCGCGCTTGGTTTGCCGGATGGCCCTATCACGCTTGACGGGCTGGTCTCGCTTTGGCAGGTTGGCACCGCCCTATAG
- a CDS encoding integration host factor subunit beta produces MIKSELVEKLAAENPHLFQRDIENIVNAILDEIGDAMARGDRVELRGFGAFSVKNRPARVGRNPRTGEQVDVGEKYVPQFKAGKEIRERLNRS; encoded by the coding sequence ATGATCAAGTCGGAACTCGTCGAGAAACTTGCGGCGGAAAATCCGCATTTGTTTCAGCGTGATATCGAGAATATCGTGAACGCGATCCTGGACGAAATCGGCGACGCCATGGCGCGCGGAGACCGGGTTGAGCTACGTGGCTTCGGGGCCTTTTCGGTCAAGAACCGTCCAGCGCGTGTCGGCCGCAACCCCCGCACCGGCGAACAGGTCGATGTGGGCGAAAAATATGTGCCGCAATTCAAGGCTGGCAAGGAAATCCGCGAGCGGCTAAACCGCTCGTAA
- a CDS encoding LapA family protein, with amino-acid sequence MVNKIVGWVVLVPFCLGLIIIALANRHFVVVNFNPFVTVDATVMPGFGIPLFVVLYVMLLVGVLLGGTATWFAQGRHRRREKHWRREAYALNAELEGLRRKQGQATPGPNTEVDDLLELR; translated from the coding sequence ATGGTCAACAAAATCGTCGGCTGGGTTGTGCTGGTTCCGTTTTGCCTCGGGCTGATTATTATCGCCCTGGCCAATCGGCATTTCGTAGTCGTTAATTTCAATCCATTCGTGACCGTGGATGCAACGGTAATGCCGGGCTTTGGCATTCCGCTGTTCGTGGTTCTGTACGTCATGCTGCTGGTCGGCGTGCTGTTGGGCGGCACCGCAACCTGGTTTGCGCAGGGCCGCCATCGCCGCCGCGAAAAGCATTGGCGGCGCGAGGCCTATGCGCTTAACGCCGAGCTGGAAGGCTTGCGCCGCAAACAGGGGCAGGCCACGCCCGGCCCCAATACCGAAGTCGACGATCTCCTGGAGCTTCGCTGA
- a CDS encoding phosphoribosylanthranilate isomerase gives MADPLVIKICGIKTLDILDTAIAAGADMVGFVHFPRSPRHVSIEEIANLISAARGRVETCVLLVNPDNSCVAEVAALGPDWIQLHGPESPHRVEAIRAEAGIEVIKAVPIGSAEDVAHIAGFTDVADRILVDAKPPKGADRPGGLGETFDWTLLKALDPSIPFMLSGGLTPKTVAEAIKTVRPFGVDVSSGVESAPGVKDKRLIEAFIRNARAAE, from the coding sequence ATGGCCGACCCTCTCGTCATCAAAATCTGTGGCATCAAAACCCTCGACATTCTGGACACGGCAATCGCAGCCGGCGCCGATATGGTGGGCTTCGTGCATTTCCCTCGATCACCGCGCCACGTCTCCATCGAGGAGATCGCCAATCTGATTTCGGCCGCGCGCGGTCGGGTCGAGACCTGCGTTCTGCTGGTCAATCCTGACAATAGCTGCGTCGCTGAAGTCGCAGCCCTCGGCCCGGACTGGATACAGCTGCATGGCCCGGAATCGCCGCATCGCGTCGAAGCCATTCGCGCCGAAGCGGGGATCGAAGTCATCAAGGCCGTGCCCATCGGGTCGGCCGAAGATGTCGCCCATATTGCCGGTTTCACGGACGTCGCTGACCGAATTCTGGTCGATGCCAAGCCACCTAAAGGCGCCGACCGACCCGGTGGTCTGGGCGAAACCTTTGACTGGACCCTGCTCAAGGCGCTTGACCCGTCCATCCCCTTCATGCTTTCCGGGGGCCTGACGCCAAAGACGGTTGCCGAGGCCATCAAGACGGTTCGCCCCTTTGGGGTGGATGTGTCCTCTGGGGTGGAGAGCGCGCCGGGCGTCAAGGACAAGCGCCTGATCGAAGCGTTCATCCGCAACGCCCGCGCCGCCGAATAA
- the trpB gene encoding tryptophan synthase subunit beta — protein MDLVDTDGINSLRNGPDEHGRFGLYGGRFVAETLMPLILDLEAHYRAAKIDPAFKEELDDLAVHYVGRPSPLYFAKRLTDHLGGAKVWFKREELNHTGSHKINNCVGQILLAKRMGKTRIIAETGAGQHGVATATVCAKFDLPCTIFMGATDVERQMPNVLRMKMLGAEVRPVTAGAGTLKDAMNEALRDWVTNVESTYYLIGTAAGPHPYPEMVRDFQSVIGRELKEQFKEAEGKLPDAIVACVGGGSNAIGTFHAFLDDPSVAIYGAEAGGHGIDTDNGHAASMTGGRPGVLHGNRTYLLQDADGQILEGHSISAGLDYPGVGPEHSYLHDSKRVTYAPITDNEALDAFQLCTRLEGIIPALESAHGLAQVMKVAPTMGKDQSIVLCLSGRGDKDVESVGKHLGLL, from the coding sequence ATGGACCTCGTGGATACCGACGGCATCAATTCATTGCGCAACGGCCCGGACGAGCATGGGCGTTTTGGCCTTTACGGCGGCAGATTCGTCGCCGAAACGCTGATGCCGCTGATCCTCGATCTCGAAGCGCACTATCGCGCCGCCAAGATCGATCCGGCCTTCAAGGAAGAGCTTGACGATCTGGCCGTGCACTATGTCGGCCGGCCCAGCCCGCTCTATTTCGCCAAGCGCCTGACCGACCATCTCGGCGGCGCAAAAGTCTGGTTCAAGCGCGAAGAGCTCAACCATACCGGCAGCCACAAGATCAACAATTGCGTCGGCCAGATTCTGCTCGCCAAGCGCATGGGCAAGACTCGCATCATTGCCGAGACCGGCGCGGGCCAGCATGGCGTGGCGACGGCAACGGTCTGTGCCAAGTTTGACCTGCCCTGCACCATTTTCATGGGCGCGACCGACGTCGAGCGGCAGATGCCCAACGTGTTGCGCATGAAGATGCTGGGCGCTGAAGTGCGTCCCGTGACCGCTGGTGCCGGTACGCTCAAGGACGCCATGAACGAGGCGCTGCGCGACTGGGTGACCAATGTCGAAAGCACCTATTACCTGATCGGCACCGCCGCTGGTCCCCATCCCTATCCAGAGATGGTGCGCGATTTCCAGTCGGTGATCGGCCGCGAACTCAAGGAACAGTTCAAGGAAGCCGAAGGCAAACTGCCTGACGCCATCGTTGCCTGCGTTGGTGGCGGCTCCAATGCCATCGGCACGTTCCATGCTTTCCTCGATGACCCATCCGTCGCCATTTATGGTGCGGAGGCCGGCGGCCATGGCATCGACACCGACAATGGCCACGCCGCCTCGATGACCGGCGGCCGCCCCGGCGTGCTGCATGGCAACCGTACCTATCTGCTGCAGGATGCCGACGGCCAAATTCTTGAGGGCCATTCGATTTCGGCCGGTCTCGACTATCCGGGCGTTGGCCCCGAGCACTCGTATCTGCACGACAGCAAGCGCGTGACCTATGCGCCGATCACCGACAATGAGGCGCTCGATGCCTTCCAGCTGTGCACGCGTCTTGAAGGCATCATTCCGGCGCTAGAATCGGCTCACGGGCTGGCGCAGGTGATGAAGGTTGCGCCGACCATGGGCAAGGATCAGTCGATCGTGCTGTGCCTGTCCGGGCGTGGCGACAAGGACGTCGAAAGCGTCGGCAAACATCTGGGGCTGCTGTAG
- the trpA gene encoding tryptophan synthase subunit alpha, with protein MTSRIEKRFAELKAVNRPALVTFVMGGDPDLATGQAILEALPQAGADIIELGMPFSDPMADGVAIQLGGQRALASGQTLRGVLGMVEDFRRKDENTPIVLMGYYNPIYIFGVDKFLAAAKDAGVDGLIIVDLPPEEDDELCLPALKAGINFIRLTTPTTDDKRLPAVLKNTSGFVYYVSMTGVTGAAIKSRGAVGEAVERIKSHTDLPVAVGFGIKTAEDAADIGKHADGIVVGSVLVDAVARSLVDGKATDKTVSAVRDIVADLAAGVKRARG; from the coding sequence ATGACTTCTCGTATCGAAAAGCGCTTCGCCGAACTCAAGGCAGTGAACCGTCCGGCCCTCGTGACCTTCGTCATGGGCGGCGATCCCGATCTGGCGACGGGGCAGGCTATTCTTGAAGCACTGCCGCAGGCGGGTGCGGACATTATCGAACTGGGCATGCCTTTTTCCGACCCGATGGCCGATGGCGTTGCCATCCAGCTTGGCGGACAGCGGGCACTGGCCAGCGGGCAGACACTGCGTGGCGTGCTCGGCATGGTCGAAGACTTCCGTCGCAAGGACGAGAATACGCCGATCGTTTTGATGGGCTATTACAACCCGATCTATATTTTTGGCGTCGACAAGTTCCTGGCCGCGGCAAAGGACGCCGGCGTTGACGGCCTGATCATCGTTGATCTGCCACCGGAAGAAGACGACGAGCTTTGCCTGCCCGCGCTCAAGGCGGGTATCAACTTCATCCGCCTCACCACCCCGACCACCGACGACAAGCGCCTGCCGGCTGTGCTGAAAAACACCTCGGGCTTTGTCTATTACGTGTCGATGACCGGCGTAACTGGCGCGGCGATCAAGTCGCGTGGCGCAGTTGGCGAAGCGGTCGAGCGCATCAAAAGCCATACCGATCTGCCGGTTGCCGTTGGCTTTGGCATCAAGACCGCCGAAGACGCCGCCGATATCGGCAAGCATGCCGACGGCATCGTCGTTGGCTCGGTGCTGGTCGATGCCGTTGCCAGATCGCTGGTGGACGGTAAGGCGACCGACAAGACCGTTTCAGCGGTGCGTGACATCGTGGCCGATCTGGCTGCCGGCGTGAAGCGCGCGCGGGGATAA
- the accD gene encoding acetyl-CoA carboxylase, carboxyltransferase subunit beta, giving the protein MNWIDNFVRPKIRSILGQKRDIGENLWVKDPESGEMVFYRDLEANQWVVPNSGYHMKIKPTDRLKTFLDDGAYKLVPVAGVPVDPLKFRDQKRYTDRLKENRAKTGFDDSVIVATGKLLGRDTTVAIQDFDFMGGSLGMAAGQGIITGLETAANRKTPFVLFVASGGARMQEGVLSLMQMPRTTVAVLRLREAGLPFFVVFTDPTLGGVTASYAMLGDVHLAEPGARIGFAGARVIEQTIREKLPKGFQRSEYLHEHGMIDMVVHRHNLRSTIGSLSAIFAKADAPEAVTAVAPSAGRSTLRDAAIAAEGDDGDLLIPPAGAHAE; this is encoded by the coding sequence ATGAACTGGATCGATAACTTCGTCCGCCCCAAAATCCGCTCCATCCTCGGACAGAAGCGCGACATCGGCGAGAACCTTTGGGTCAAGGACCCAGAGTCCGGCGAGATGGTGTTCTATCGCGATCTCGAAGCGAACCAGTGGGTCGTGCCGAATTCGGGCTATCACATGAAGATCAAGCCGACAGATCGGCTCAAGACCTTCCTCGATGATGGCGCCTATAAGCTTGTGCCAGTCGCTGGCGTGCCGGTTGATCCGCTGAAATTCCGCGACCAGAAGCGGTATACCGACCGCCTCAAGGAAAACCGGGCCAAGACCGGGTTTGACGATTCTGTGATCGTGGCGACCGGCAAGCTGCTGGGCCGCGACACTACCGTCGCCATCCAGGATTTCGATTTCATGGGCGGCTCGCTCGGCATGGCCGCCGGTCAGGGCATCATCACCGGCCTTGAAACCGCAGCCAATCGCAAGACCCCCTTCGTGCTGTTCGTCGCTTCGGGCGGCGCGCGCATGCAGGAAGGCGTGCTCAGCCTGATGCAGATGCCGCGCACCACCGTTGCCGTGCTGCGCCTGCGCGAAGCAGGCCTGCCTTTCTTCGTGGTCTTTACAGATCCGACATTGGGCGGGGTGACCGCCTCCTATGCCATGCTAGGCGATGTGCATCTGGCCGAGCCGGGCGCCCGCATCGGCTTTGCCGGCGCCCGCGTCATCGAGCAGACCATCCGCGAAAAGCTGCCCAAGGGGTTCCAGCGCTCGGAATATCTCCACGAGCATGGCATGATCGACATGGTGGTGCATCGCCACAACCTGCGTTCGACCATTGGTTCGCTTTCGGCGATCTTTGCAAAGGCCGATGCGCCAGAGGCCGTGACCGCCGTGGCACCGTCTGCAGGGCGTTCGACATTGCGCGACGCAGCGATTGCTGCCGAGGGTGATGATGGCGATTTGCTGATCCCGCCAGCGGGCGCCCACGCCGAATAA
- a CDS encoding methyl-accepting chemotaxis protein, which yields MSKFSMPIARKLPLALLGSALLVSLGVGVASYLIGSDGLRQSAETNLMTLANERANQVSTYLAAVEDDLVATSRSEATIQALRDFGGAWLQFKVDPTAEVRQIYVDDNANKADLAALETLGTTGAYDVTHTRFHPGFRAQVQARGYGDFYLFDLKGALVYSVNKAADFGTSFAEGGPMASSGLGQVFQQAVAIETPNDIAFADFAPYAAASGQPESFFAKPVFNVQGRKVGVLAIQLPSERLDAVIGDRTGLGETGEVLVVGADGWLRTDSIFSAQSDVLTTAFAGPMLDTALAGVPADGETTDYRATNLLVAAAPITTPGQNWAAVAVMASDEVLAPITHMRNTMLGIGAALLAVVAALGLWFSYSITTPITRLTRTMKELAEGDLEVEVRDADRSDEVGAMARAVEVFRENGQKVAQMTEAEAVQILASQAERSRMMTSLQRAFGDVVDAANAGDFSRRVNEEFMDAELNRLARSVNSLVDTVDRGIGETGEVLAALAETDLTRRVEGAYQGAFARLKDDTNMVAEKLGDIVGHLRSTSGALKTATQELLAGANDLSERTTKQAATIEETSSAVEQLASTVMDNAQKAERASKQAKSVSANAEASGAVMGQATEAMERITSSSLKISNIIGLIDDVAFQTNLLALNASVEAARAGDAGKGFAVVAVEVRRLAQSAASASSDIKKLIEQSTNEVRGGSKLVADAASKLGGVLSAIRDNTVALEDISRDSHEQAGAIEQVNIAVRQLDEMTQHNAALVEQTNAAIEQTEAQARELDDIVDVFTVDDRIVEVAPKPVAPPVTGARAVQERLRTAAGSYLSHGNAAVDKEWAEF from the coding sequence ATGTCGAAATTCTCGATGCCAATTGCTCGCAAGCTGCCGCTTGCCCTGCTCGGATCTGCGCTGCTGGTCAGCCTCGGAGTTGGGGTAGCGAGCTACTTGATTGGCAGCGACGGATTGCGCCAGTCGGCCGAAACCAATCTGATGACGCTGGCCAATGAGCGCGCCAATCAGGTCTCGACCTATCTGGCGGCGGTAGAAGACGATCTGGTCGCGACCTCGCGCTCCGAAGCCACAATCCAGGCGCTCCGCGACTTTGGCGGCGCCTGGCTGCAGTTCAAGGTCGATCCGACCGCCGAAGTGCGCCAGATTTATGTCGACGACAATGCGAACAAGGCTGATCTCGCGGCGCTCGAAACGCTGGGTACGACCGGCGCTTATGACGTGACCCACACTCGGTTCCACCCGGGCTTCCGGGCGCAGGTTCAGGCGCGCGGCTATGGCGATTTCTATCTGTTCGATCTCAAGGGCGCCCTAGTCTATTCGGTCAACAAGGCGGCCGATTTCGGCACCAGCTTTGCCGAAGGCGGTCCAATGGCTTCGTCGGGGCTCGGTCAGGTGTTCCAGCAGGCGGTCGCTATCGAGACGCCAAACGATATCGCCTTTGCCGATTTTGCGCCCTATGCGGCAGCATCCGGACAACCCGAGAGCTTTTTTGCTAAGCCAGTGTTTAACGTTCAGGGCCGTAAGGTCGGCGTGCTGGCCATTCAATTGCCATCCGAGCGGCTTGACGCCGTTATCGGCGACCGCACTGGGCTCGGCGAAACTGGCGAAGTGCTGGTGGTGGGCGCCGATGGCTGGCTGCGCACCGACTCGATCTTTAGCGCCCAGAGCGACGTACTGACGACTGCCTTCGCAGGTCCCATGCTGGACACGGCGCTGGCCGGCGTTCCCGCGGACGGCGAAACCACCGACTATCGCGCCACCAATTTGCTGGTTGCGGCCGCGCCGATCACCACGCCCGGGCAGAACTGGGCAGCGGTCGCGGTGATGGCTTCGGACGAGGTGCTCGCCCCAATCACCCATATGCGCAACACCATGCTCGGGATCGGCGCGGCCCTGCTCGCCGTTGTTGCGGCACTGGGCCTGTGGTTTTCCTATTCGATCACCACGCCCATTACCCGCCTGACCCGCACCATGAAGGAACTGGCCGAAGGCGACCTTGAAGTGGAAGTGCGCGACGCCGACCGTAGCGACGAAGTGGGCGCCATGGCGCGCGCTGTCGAAGTGTTCCGCGAAAACGGGCAGAAGGTTGCGCAGATGACCGAGGCCGAGGCCGTCCAGATTCTGGCCAGCCAGGCAGAGCGCAGCCGCATGATGACCAGCCTGCAGCGCGCCTTTGGCGATGTGGTTGACGCGGCCAATGCCGGCGATTTCTCGCGCCGGGTGAACGAGGAGTTCATGGACGCCGAGCTCAACAGGCTTGCGCGCTCGGTCAATTCGCTGGTCGATACCGTCGATCGCGGCATTGGCGAAACCGGCGAAGTGCTTGCAGCGCTGGCCGAGACCGACCTGACGCGCCGCGTTGAGGGCGCGTATCAAGGCGCCTTTGCCCGGCTCAAGGATGACACCAATATGGTCGCCGAAAAGCTCGGCGATATTGTCGGGCACCTGCGCTCGACCTCGGGCGCGCTCAAGACAGCCACGCAGGAATTGCTGGCGGGCGCCAACGACCTGTCCGAACGCACCACCAAACAGGCCGCAACCATCGAAGAAACCTCTTCTGCCGTGGAGCAATTGGCCAGCACAGTGATGGACAATGCGCAAAAGGCCGAACGCGCCAGCAAGCAGGCCAAGTCAGTTTCCGCCAATGCCGAAGCCAGCGGCGCCGTGATGGGCCAGGCGACCGAGGCAATGGAGCGTATCACCAGCTCGTCGCTCAAGATTTCCAACATCATCGGTCTGATCGATGACGTGGCATTCCAGACCAACCTGCTGGCGCTCAACGCCTCGGTGGAAGCGGCGCGCGCCGGCGATGCCGGCAAGGGCTTTGCCGTGGTGGCCGTCGAAGTGCGACGCCTGGCCCAATCGGCCGCCAGCGCATCGTCCGACATCAAGAAGCTGATCGAGCAATCGACCAATGAGGTGCGCGGGGGCAGCAAGCTGGTGGCCGACGCGGCGTCAAAACTGGGCGGTGTGCTCAGCGCTATTCGCGACAACACCGTGGCGCTCGAGGACATCTCACGCGACAGCCACGAGCAGGCCGGTGCCATCGAGCAGGTCAATATCGCCGTCCGGCAATTGGACGAGATGACCCAGCACAATGCGGCTCTGGTTGAGCAAACCAATGCCGCCATCGAGCAGACCGAGGCGCAGGCGCGTGAACTCGACGATATCGTCGACGTTTTTACCGTCGATGACCGCATCGTTGAAGTTGCCCCCAAGCCTGTGGCGCCACCTGTCACAGGTGCACGCGCCGTGCAGGAGCGTTTGCGGACCGCTGCAGGCAGCTATCTCAGCCATGGCAATGCGGCCGTGGACAAGGAATGGGCTGAGTTCTGA
- a CDS encoding folylpolyglutamate synthase/dihydrofolate synthase family protein, whose translation MSRTDAILARLSALHPKLIDLSLDRILPLLEALGSPHEHLPPVIHVAGTNAKGSTIAYLRAFLEAAGQRVHVYNSPHLVHFNERIRLAGTLVSTRRLNAALERVETVNAGRPITFFEITTATAFLLYAETPADYLLLETGMGGIYDTTNVVRQPLGTIITPIDFDHQGFLGNTISEIASNKAGIFKRGSKAVVGLQRDEAHTVLDRVARRLGITPLWQGEDFHGQQQDGRLVYQDDDGLLDLPPPALLGAHQFDNAALAVAASRHFGLPVDEAAFERGLRQVTWPARLAPLRGKLRDLLPAGSELWLDGGHNAHGAAALAQALSEMNARRPAPLVLIMGMMNTRAPAEFLAPFAGQVTEVLTLTIPGEANAHPADYIAAQAQWAGFAARPMKSVVTALKAATAVPNARVLICGSLYLAGDVLARNGTPPD comes from the coding sequence ATGTCCCGCACCGATGCCATTCTGGCGCGTCTGTCCGCGCTTCATCCAAAGCTGATCGATCTCAGCCTCGACCGCATCCTGCCTTTGCTGGAAGCGCTGGGCAGCCCGCATGAGCATCTGCCGCCGGTGATCCATGTGGCCGGGACCAATGCCAAGGGCTCGACCATCGCCTATCTGCGGGCGTTTCTTGAGGCCGCCGGGCAGCGGGTGCACGTCTATAATTCCCCCCATCTGGTGCATTTCAACGAGCGCATCCGCCTAGCCGGAACGCTGGTGAGCACGCGACGGCTCAATGCGGCGCTGGAGCGGGTCGAAACGGTCAATGCCGGGCGGCCGATCACCTTTTTCGAGATCACCACCGCCACCGCGTTCCTGCTCTACGCCGAGACACCGGCCGACTATCTGCTGCTCGAGACCGGCATGGGCGGCATTTACGACACCACTAATGTGGTGCGCCAACCACTGGGCACGATCATCACGCCGATCGACTTCGACCATCAGGGCTTTTTGGGCAATACGATAAGCGAGATCGCGTCCAACAAAGCCGGCATCTTCAAGCGAGGCAGCAAGGCCGTTGTCGGCTTGCAGCGCGACGAGGCCCATACGGTGCTCGACCGCGTGGCGCGTCGGCTCGGCATTACCCCCCTATGGCAGGGTGAGGACTTCCACGGCCAGCAGCAGGATGGACGGCTGGTATATCAGGATGACGATGGGTTGCTCGACCTGCCGCCGCCGGCCCTGCTTGGCGCGCATCAGTTCGACAATGCTGCACTGGCGGTTGCCGCCAGCCGCCATTTCGGGCTGCCGGTGGACGAGGCAGCGTTTGAGCGTGGCCTACGTCAGGTGACCTGGCCAGCCCGGCTGGCGCCCCTGCGCGGCAAGCTGCGCGACCTGCTGCCTGCAGGCTCCGAGCTATGGCTCGATGGGGGCCACAATGCTCATGGCGCAGCTGCGCTGGCGCAGGCACTGTCGGAAATGAATGCGCGGCGACCTGCACCGTTGGTGCTGATCATGGGAATGATGAATACCCGGGCGCCGGCCGAGTTTCTGGCGCCGTTCGCGGGACAGGTGACGGAAGTTCTGACGCTGACAATTCCGGGCGAGGCCAATGCCCATCCGGCCGACTACATTGCGGCACAAGCACAATGGGCCGGCTTTGCAGCGCGGCCCATGAAGTCGGTGGTGACGGCGCTTAAGGCCGCCACTGCCGTCCCCAATGCCCGCGTGCTGATCTGCGGGTCGTTGTATCTGGCGGGCGACGTGCTGGCGCGGAACGGGACGCCGCCAGATTGA
- the trxA gene encoding thioredoxin, with product MGQHVTDADFANQVLASDKLVLVDFWAEWCGPCKAMDPILEQVAGDLADKVNIVKLDVDSNPSTVTQYNVRAMPTLMIFKNGQPVDMKVGAGQSRVQLVKWLETHAA from the coding sequence ATGGGCCAGCATGTGACCGACGCCGACTTCGCCAACCAGGTTCTAGCCTCCGACAAACTGGTGCTGGTCGATTTCTGGGCGGAGTGGTGTGGCCCCTGCAAAGCCATGGACCCAATCCTTGAGCAGGTGGCTGGCGACCTCGCCGACAAGGTCAATATCGTCAAGCTCGACGTCGACAGCAATCCATCGACCGTGACGCAGTACAATGTCCGTGCCATGCCAACGCTGATGATCTTCAAGAACGGCCAGCCGGTCGACATGAAGGTCGGCGCCGGCCAGTCGCGCGTCCAGCTGGTCAAATGGCTGGAAACCCACGCCGCCTGA
- the trxA gene encoding thioredoxin: protein MTTHVSDANFGEEVLNSKEPVLVDFWAEWCGPCRAIAPVLDELSTELAGKVKIVKLNIDENPSTTVKYGVRSIPTMILFKGGEAADMKIGAGTPKAGLTKWLESHAA from the coding sequence ATGACTACTCACGTTTCCGACGCCAATTTCGGCGAGGAAGTCCTCAACTCCAAAGAGCCCGTCCTCGTGGATTTCTGGGCGGAGTGGTGCGGGCCGTGCCGCGCAATCGCACCCGTCCTCGACGAGCTTTCGACTGAGCTGGCCGGCAAGGTCAAGATCGTCAAGCTCAACATCGACGAGAACCCTTCGACCACCGTCAAGTATGGCGTCCGCTCGATCCCGACCATGATCCTCTTTAAGGGCGGCGAGGCTGCCGACATGAAGATCGGTGCAGGCACGCCAAAGGCAGGCCTGACCAAGTGGCTCGAGAGCCACGCCGCCTAA